Proteins encoded in a region of the Lemur catta isolate mLemCat1 chromosome 14, mLemCat1.pri, whole genome shotgun sequence genome:
- the MKI67 gene encoding proliferation marker protein Ki-67 isoform X3 codes for MGPSKRLVTIKRSGGDGPHFPLSLSTCLFGRGIECDIRIQLPVVSKQHCKIETNEQEAILYNFSSTNPTQVNGSAIDKPVQLKHGDVITIIDRSFRYENESCQNGNKSTEFPRKIAEQGPSRRVSRSSFSSDPDGEDQDSKAHPKVTAGNVSGRPLFHVKSVRRDSSTSGGSKVNVAQETSNVHSSERPGHNGRNANDPTSGDVKEKSRVQLVSCYGELKSFSSTQCLDSSKKNDSPFRKLYQSMKEELKVKSQKENVLQYRRKSRSQTNYTTEKESANGLQRETQLLVSGQQRQKSGRSTPSEAAPASLELGPGRREGKGSDMESVPTSKEAVGSSIPLSDTTKMKTPRLYSQQLSSSQKRKSEDLYVLSGRTSVNLGNIEDFKADDKTLTPRKLLTRNQTPTNVEDAANSADKRGNLSSKNRRSIPTNAQVLPTETEIQNEPFLTLWLTEVERQIQKDSLYKLKKLDTTAGQICSDLPGLSSVDISNFGDSINKNEGGPLKRRRVSFGGHLRPELFDENLPPNTPLKKGETPTKRKSLVSHTPTVLKKIMKEQPQPSGKEEFASEIHVEMTAQNMFVSSPAPSPTTTPVPSAQSRRSCRASSASSGSKSQTDIPKRGGRKSGNLPSKRTSISRSQHDILQMICSKRRSGASEANLIVAKSWADVVKLGAKQTQTKVVKHSPQRPMNKKQRRPNTPRKPVGDVHNQFSTGHANSPCTIVIGKAHAEKVNVPARPYRMLSTFVSNQKLDFKEDLSGLSEMFKTPVKEKSQLMSSGPVTLSSSENLLGKKFQVTNSGEKPLLPTSESFGENVLFHTWNAAKEPDTNSASPALQLQCVKENETLVKTPRNIYKANPVEMKTSDNETEPSKTVSSANRLRGSMELRNLQKLPIESKNEDTKTDTVEDIMDQCLSRPPLREKKIEGEMKETERLFETCKEIIESKENSAMMAAGRGSRRTWGHKSEPASNPPGLKRWPETAPMKDMTDTQDLQTQDLTKEPRNEKDKTTNLYRRSLQAEPVNNPMSTNRELRASQRKVDVKEELSAVGRLAQTQGQTVHTHKDSVSTMLQETPRQKVDPENSVTGGKRWPRTAKEEVQPLEDLSGFKELFQTPKRNDKPTTEDKTTKIPSKSPQPEPVNTTRSMKRWPKTPLGKVATEEELAALRKLSQMPGESTHTPKVPGEDKDIRAFKECAEQKLDPATSVNGSRKRPRAAKEEAQSLEDLSGFKELFQMPKHNDKPTTEDKTTKIPSKSLQLEQVNTPIGTKTQSNKPVGKIATEEELAALRKLSQTPGEPTHTTKVPGEDKGIKAFKENAEQKLDPAASVTGSRRRPRAAKVEAQPLEDLAGFKELFQTPKHDKPTTEEKTTKILSKSLQSEPVNTPTSMKRWPKTPLVKIAIEEEHSALRKLSQTPGEPTHTPKVPGEDKGIRAFKESAEQKLDSAASVISSRKRPRAAKEEAQSLEDLSGFKELFQTPKHNDKPTTEDKTTKIPCTSPQPEPANTPIGMKRWPKTPLGKMTVEEELSAARKLSQTAGEPTHTPKVPGEDKGIRAFKQSAEQKLGPAASVTGSRKRPRAAEEEAQSLEDLSGFKELFQTPGHTEKSMTHGKTTRLSCTCPQPGPVATPVSMKRQPNTSLGKADVEGEFFVLRKLTPSSGKAMHTPKPLVHDEKGMRAFRGTPKHRWDLAEDLTGHKRRPRTPKEEAQALEDLSGFKELFQTPGHTEQSMTVDKSTKIPWKSLQPAASNTPTSANRPLRISQGKVDAKEELSAVGRLTQTRGQTVHTHREPVSQGKGTTMLEETPRQKVDPENSVTGGKRWPRAAKEEAQPLEDLSGFKELFQTPGHTEKSMTHGKTTRLPCTCPQPGPVATPVSMKRQPNTSLGKADVEGEFFVLRKLTPSSGKAMHTPKPLVHDEKGMRAFRGTLKHRWDLAEDLTRHKRRPRTPKEEAQGLEDLSGFKELFQTPGHTEQSMTVDKSTKTLWKSFQPAVSNTPTSMNRPLQISQGKVDMKEELSAVGRLTQTRGQTVHTHREPVSQGKGTTMLQETPRQKVDPENSVTGGKRWPRAAKEEVQSLEDLSGFKELFQTPKHNDKPTTEDKTTKISCTSPQPEPANTPIGMKRWPKTPLGKMTVEEELSAARKLSQTAGEPTHTPKVPGEDKGIRAFKQSAEQKLGPAASVTGSRKRPRAAEEEAQSLEDLSGFKELFQTPGHTEKSMTHGKTTRLSCTCPQPGPVATPVSMKRQPNTSLRKADVEGEFFVLRKLTPSSGKAMHTPKPLVHDEKGMRAFRGTPKHRWDLAEDLTGHKRRPRTPKEEAQGLEDLSGFKELFQTPGHTEQSMTIDKSTKIPWKSLQPAASNTPTSANRPLRISQGKVDAKEELSAVGRLTQTRGQTVHTHREPVSQGKGTTMLEETPRQKVDPENSVTGGKRWPRAAKEEAQPLEDLSGFKELFQTPKRNDKPTTEDKTTKIPSKSPQPEPVNTTRSMKRWPKTPLGKVATEEELAALRKLSQMPGESTHTPKVPGEDKDIRAFKECAEQKLDPATSVNGSRKRPRAAKEEAQSLEDLSDFKELFQVPKHNDKPTTEDKTTKIPSKSLQLEQVNTPIGTKTQSNKPVGKIATEEELAALRKLSQTPEEPTHTPKVPGEDKDIKTFKEYAEQKLDPAASVTGSRRRPRAAKGEAQPLEDLAGFKKLFQIPGHTQESMTVSKNTKVPCTTLQPEPVDTTVSTRRRPKTGLREVSALRKSRETSGESTHMHEVPVGEDKGIKAFKESAEQKLDPAASVTGSRRRPRAAKGEAQPLEDLAGFKKPLQTPGHTEESMTVSKNTKVPCTTLQPEPVDTTVSTRRRPKTGLREVSALRKPRETSGESTHMHEVPVGEDKGIKAFKESAEQKLDPAASVTGSRRRPRAAKEKAQPLEDLAGFRKPLQTPGHTEESMTVDKSTKMSCTSPQPEPVNTVVSTTGWPKRSLRKVSALRKLTQTSGESTHTHEVLVVEDKGINVFKQSAEQKLDLAASVTGSRRRPRAAKEKAQPQEDLAGFRKPFQTPAHTEESMTNVKNTRSPLPAPVDTTASMKGQPKGSLRKVSALQNLTQTSGKTTPTSTEPQGEDKHIRVAKQSGKQKSDPAENVNGSKRQPRAAKEEAEALEVLAHFKELVPAPGQPGESRNNAESLKTTPKHPPDSREPLKTFRRVLRVPKVQPMEDTVGTRDPIKSQSKSNTALTSKRKCRKDDSVSGTKRLRCMTATEGAVGEEPASKKQRSRPREKRTPPEPLAVVKKSLGTSAKSMEPMEDLNSNNVKTKKKEHEVEGLVIPNKGISLRPRRQNKTDTEQQKAEVPIAAEKIKIKRNEKKSVKTSQELEIENPGDGAKEPTARGKVSESRVCSRSLRQSKSSQPSTAQEEGAMEGVGTHTQNQREKGVRGNSDFMRLRSRKITIQPAVNLLESKPEQRATRAVKRCAEKPKEGKDIVYIKKTRTRSQRDSEDI; via the exons ATGGGGCCTTCGAAACGCCTCGTTACCATCAAAAGGAGCGGGGGCGACGGCCCCCACTTCCCCCTGAGCCTCAGCACCTGCTTGTTTGGAAG GGGTATCGAATGTGACATCCGTATCCAGCTTCCTGTTGTGTCAAAACAACATTGCAAAATTGAAACCAATGAGCAGGAG gcaatattatataatttcagcTCCACAAATCCTACACAAGTAAACGGGTCTGCTATTGATAAGCCTGTACAACTAAAACATGGAGATGTAATAACTATCATTGATCGATCTTTCAG GTATGAAAATGAAAGTTGCCAGAATGGAAACAAGTCAACTGAATTTCCAAGAAAAATAGCAGAACAG GGACCATCACGCCGTGTGTCAAGATCTAGCTTCTCTTCTGACCCTG ATGGGGAAGACCAAGATTCCAAAGCCCATCCAAAAGTCACTGCAGGAAATGTTTCAGGAAGGCCTCTGTTCCATGTCAAGAGTGTCAGAAGAGACAGTTCTACCTCAGGTGGCTCAAAAGTCAATGTTGCCCAGGAAACCTCTAATGTTCATTCCTCAGAACGTCCTGGACATAATGGCAGAAATGCAAATGATCCCACTTCTGGGGACGTTAAAGAAAAGTCCAGGGTACAATTAGTAAGCTGTTACGGAGAATTGAAGTCTTTTTCCTCTACACAATGTCTTGACAGTAGCAAAAAAAATGATTCTCCCTTTAGGAAGCTTTATCAGTCAATGAAGGAAGAGTTGAAGgtaaaatcacaaaaagaaaatgttctacaaTATCGTAGAAAATCAAGATCACAAACTAAttacacaacagaaaaagagagtGCTAATGGTTTACAGAGGGAGACCCAACTATTGGTCTCAGGTCAACAGAGACAGAAATCTGGCAGAAGCACCCCCAGTGAGGCAGCCCCTGCTTCCCTTGAACTAGGTCCTGGccggagggagggaaaaggaagtgaCATGGAGTCTGTTCCAACTTCCAAAGAGGCCGTGGGTTCCAGCATTCCTCTCTCTGACACAACCAAAATGAAGACCCCAAGACTATATTCACAACAACTAAGTTCTTCACAGAAACGTAAGAGTGAAGACCTGTATGTTCTTAGTGGAAGAACATCTGTGAATCTGGGTAACATTGAAGACTTCAAGGCAGATGATAAAACACTGACTCCTAGGAAGCTTTTAACTAGAAATCAAACACCAACTAACGTTGAAGATGCTGCCAACTCTGCTGATAAACGAGGAAATCTCTCTTCCAAAAACAGGAGGAGTATTCCTACAAATGCACAAGTTCTGCCTACAGAAACGGAAATTCAGAATGAGCCTTTTTTAACTCTATGGCTCACTGAAGTTGAAAGGCAGATTCAAAAGGATTCTCTCTACAAGCTTAAGAAATTGGACACTACAGCTGGACAGATTTGCTCTGATTTGCCTGGTCTTAGTTCAGTTGATATCAGCAACTTTGGTGATTCCATTA ATAAGAATGAGGGAGGGCCTTTGAAAAGAAGGCGTGTGTCCTTTGGTGGTCATCTAAGACCGGAATTGTTTGATGAAAACCTGCCTCCTAATACACCTCTCAAAAAAGGAGAAACACCAACAAAAAGAAAGTCTCTGGTCTCTCACACCCCAACTGTCTTAAAGAAAATCATGAAG GAACAGCCTCAACCATCAGGCAAAGAAGAGTTTGCTTCCGAAATCCACGTGGAAATGACAGCACAAAACATGTTCGTGAGCTCTCCAGCTCCTAGTCCTACCACCACTCCGGTTCCCAGTGCGCAAAGCCGTAGGTCATGCAGAGCATCCTCTGCTTCGAGTGGCAGCAAATCTCAGACAGATATTCCtaagagaggagggagaaagagtggCAACCTGCCATCAAAGAGAACGTCCATCAGCCGAAGTCAGCACgatattttacagatgatttgTTCCAAAAGAAGGAGTGGTGCTTCTGAAGCCAATTTAATTG TTGCAAAATCGTGGGCGGATGTAGTGAAACTTGGTGCGAAACAAACACAAACTAAAGTTGTAAAACATAGCCCTCAAAGGCCaatgaacaaaaaacaaaggagacCCAACACTCCGAGG AAGCCTGTGGGTGATGTTCACAATCAGTTTAGTACTGGCCATGCAAACTCTCCTTGCACCATAGTAATAGGGAAGGCTCATGCTGAAAAGGTAAACGTGCCTGCTCGACCCTACAGAATGCTGAGCACCTTTGTTTCCAACCAAAAATTGGACTTTAAGGAAGATCTTTCAG GACTAAGTGAAATGTTCAAGACACCAGTGAAGGAGAAGTCACAATTGATGAGCTCTGGTCCTGTCACTCTTTCAAGTTCAGAGAATTTGCTTGGAAAAAAGTTTCAAGTGACTAATTCAGGAGAAAAACCTCTGTTACCCACTTCAGAGAGTTTTG GAGAAAATGTGCTCTTCCATACTTGGAATGCAGCAAAAGAGCCTGATACAAACTCTGCAAGCCCTGCCTTACAGCTGCAGtgtgtaaaagaaaatgaaactctaGTGAAAACTCCAAGGAACATCTATAAAGCGAATCCTGTTGAGATGAAAACTTCAGATAATGAGACAGAGCCTTCAAAGACAGTATCCAGTGCAAACAGATTAAGAGGGTCCATGGAGCTCAGAAATCTGCAGAAGCTGCCTATAGAAAGTAAGAATGAGGACACAAAAACTGACACTGTTGAGGACATCATGGACCAATGTCTGAGCAGGCCACCACTacgagaaaagaaaatagaaggagAGATGAAGGAAACTGAAAGACTTTTTGAAACATGTAAGGAAATTATTGAGTCAAAAGAAAATTCTGCAATGATGGCAGCTGGGAGGGGATCAAGAAGAACCTGGGGGCATAAAAGTGAGCCAGCTTCCAACCCACCAGGTCTCAAGAGGTGGCCTGAAACAGCACCCATGAAGGACATGACAGACACCCAAGATCTCCAAACACAAGATCTTACCAAAGAACCAAGGAATGAGAAGGATAAGACCACTAACCTATACCGGAGGTCTTTACAAGCAGAGCCAGTCAACAATCCAATGAGCACGAACAGAGAGCTCAGGGCATCTCAGAGGAAAGTGGATGTGAAAGAAGAGCTCTCAGCAGTCGGGAGGCTGGCACAAACACAAGGGCAAaccgtgcacacacacaaagattcaGTGTCCACAATGCTTCAGGAAACTCCACGGCAGAAAGTGGACCCAGAAAACTCTGTAACTGGAGGGAAGAGATGGCCAAGAACAGCTAAGGAAGAGGTCCAGCCCCTGGAAGACCTGTCTGGCTTCAAAGAGCTCTTCCAAACACCAAAACGCAATGACAAGCCTACAACTGAGGACAAAACTACTAAAATACCTAGCAAATCTCCACAGCCAGAACCAGTGAACACCACAAGAAGCATGAAAAGATGGCCCAAGACACCTTTGGGGAAAGTAGCTACCGAGGAAGAGCTGGCTGCACTGAGGAAGCTCTCACAAATGCCAGGAgaatccacacacacacccaaggTACCAGGTGAGGACAAAGACATCAGAGCATTTAAGGAATGTGCAGAGCAGAAACTGGACCCAGCAACAAGTGTAAATGGCAGCAGGAAGAGGCCAAGAGCAGCTAAGGAAGAGGCCCAATCCCTAGAAGACCTGTCTGGCTTCAAAGAGCTCTTCCAAATGCCAAAACACAATGACAAGCCCACAACTGAGGACAAAACTACTAAAATACCCAGCAAATCTTTACAGTTAGAACAGGTGAACACCCCAATAGGCACAAAAACACAGTCCAATAAACCTGTGGGGAAAATAGCTACAGAGGAAGAGCTGGCTGCACTGAGGAAGCTCTCGCAAACGCCTGGGGAACCCACACACACCACCAAGGTACCAGGTGAGGACAAAGGCATCAAAGCATTTAAGGAAAATGCAGAGCAGAAACTGGACCCAGCAGCAAGTGTAACTGGCAGCAGGAGAAGGCCAAGAGCAGCTAAGGTAGAGGCCCAGCCCCTAGAAGACCTGGCTGGCTTCAAAGAGCTCTTCCAAACGCCAAAACATGACAAGCCCACAACTGAGGAGAAAACTACTAAAATACTCAGCAAATCTTTACAGTCAGAGCCAGTGAACACTCCAACAAGCATGAAAAGATGGCCTAAGACACCACTGGTGAAAATAGCTATAGAGGAAGAGCACTCAGCACTGAGGAAGCTCTCGCAAACACCAGGGGaacccacacacacccccaaggTACCTGGTGAGGACAAAGGCATCAGAGCATTTAAGGAATCTGCAGAGCAGAAACTGGACTCAGCAGCAAGTGTAATTAGCAGCAGGAAGAGGCCAAGAGCAGCTAAGGAAGAGGCCCAATCCCTAGAAGACCTGTCTGGCTTCAAAGAACTCTTCCAAACACCAAAACACAATGACAAGCCCACAACTGAGGACAAAACTACTAAAATACCCTGCACATCTCCACAGCCAGAGCCAGCGAACACCCCAATAGGCATGAAAAGATGGCCCAAGACACCTTTGGGGAAAATGACTGTAGAGGAAGAGCTGTCTGCAGCAAGGAAGCTGTCGCAAACAGCAGGAGaacccacacacacccccaaggTACCAGGTGAAGACAAAGGCATCAGAGCATTCAAACAATCTGCAGAGCAGAAACTGGGCCCAGCAGCAAGTGTAACTGGCAGCAGGAAGAGGCCAAGAGCAGCTGAGGAAGAGGCCCAATCCCTAGAAGACCTGTCTGGCTTCAAAGAGCTCTTCCAAACACCAGGTCACACTGAGAAGTCAATGACTCATGGCAAAACCACTAGACTATCTTGCACGTGTCCACAACCAGGACCAGTGGCCACCCCAGTAAGCATGAAGAGACAGCCCAACACAAGTCTCGGGAAAGCAGATGTGGAGGGAGAATTTTTCGTACTCAGGAAACTAACGCCATCATCAGGCAAAGCCATGCACACACCCAAACCACTGGTACATGATGAGAAAGGCATGAGAGCCTTTAGGGGGACTCCAAAGCATAGATGGGACCTGGCAGAAGATTTAACTGGACACAAGAGGAGGCCAAGAACCCCTAAGGAAGAGGCCCAGGCCCTAGAAGACCTGTCTGGCTTCAAAGAGCTCTTCCAAACACCAGGCCACACTGAGCAATCAATGACTGTTgacaaaagcacaaaaatacCCTGGAAATCTTTACAACCAGCAGCAAGCAACACTCCAACGAGCGCGAACAGACCGCTCCGGATATCTCAGGGGAAAGTGGATGCAAAAGAAGAGCTCTCTGCAGTCGGGAGGCTCACACAAACACGAGGGCAAacagtgcacacacacagagaaccaGTGTCTCAAGGTAAAGGCACCACAATGCTTGAGGAAACTCCACGGCAGAAAGTGGACCCAGAAAACTCTGTAACCGGAGGGAAGAGATGGCCAAGAGCAGCTAAGGAAGAGGCCCAGCCCCTGGAAGACCTGTCTGGCTTCAAAGAGCTCTTCCAAACACCAGGTCACACTGAGAAGTCAATGACTCATGGCAAAACCACTAGACTACCTTGCACGTGTCCACAACCAGGACCAGTGGCCACCCCAGTAAGCATGAAGAGACAGCCCAACACAAGTCTCGGGAAAGCAGATGTGGAGGGAGAATTTTTCGTACTCAGGAAACTAACGCCATCATCAGGCAAAGCCATGCACACACCCAAACCACTGGTACATGATGAGAAAGGCATGAGAGCCTTTAGGGGGACTCTAAAGCATAGATGGGACCTGGCAGAAGATTTAACTAGACATAAGAGGAGGCCAAGAACCCCTAAGGAAGAGGCCCAGGGCCTAGAAGACCTGTCTGGCTTCAAAGAGCTCTTCCAAACACCAGGCCACACTGAGCAATCAATGACTGTTGACAAAAGCACAAAAACACTCTGGAAATCTTTCCAACCAGCAGTAAGCAACACTCCAACAAGCATGAACAGACCGCTCCAGATATCTCAGGGGAAAGTGGATATGAAAGAAGAGCTCTCAGCAGTCGGGAGGCTCACACAAACACGAGGGCAAacagtgcacacacacagagaaccaGTGTCTCAAGGTAAAGGCACCACAATGCTTCAGGAAACTCCACGGCAGAAAGTGGACCCAGAAAACTCTGTAACTGGAGGGAAGAGATGGCCAAGAGCAGCTAAGGAAGAGGTCCAATCTCTAGAAGACCTTTCTGGCTTCAAAGAGCTCTTCCAAACACCAAAACACAATGACAAGCCCACCACTGAGGACAAAACTACTAAAATATCCTGCACATCTCCACAGCCAGAACCAGCGAACACCCCAATAGGCATGAAAAGATGGCCCAAGACACCTTTGGGGAAAATGACTGTAGAGGAAGAGCTGTCTGCAGCAAGGAAGCTGTCGCAAACAGCAGGAGaacccacacacacccccaaggTACCAGGTGAAGACAAAGGCATCAGAGCATTCAAACAATCTGCAGAGCAGAAACTGGGCCCAGCAGCAAGTGTAACTGGCAGCAGGAAGAGGCCAAGAGCAGCTGAGGAAGAGGCCCAATCCCTAGAAGACCTGTCTGGCTTCAAAGAGCTCTTCCAAACACCAGGTCACACTGAGAAGTCAATGACTCATGGCAAAACCACTAGACTATCTTGCACGTGTCCACAACCAGGACCAGTGGCCACCCCAGTAAGCATGAAGAGACAGCCCAACACAAGTCTCAGGAAAGCAGATGTGGAGGGAGAATTTTTCGTACTCAGGAAACTAACGCCATCATCAGGCAAAGCCATGCACACACCCAAACCACTGGTACATGATGAGAAAGGCATGAGAGCCTTTAGGGGGACTCCAAAGCATAGATGGGACCTGGCAGAAGATTTAACTGGACACAAGAGGAGGCCAAGAACCCCTAAGGAAGAGGCCCAGGGCCTAGAAGACCTGTCTGGCTTCAAAGAGCTCTTCCAAACACCAGGCCACACTGAGCAATCAATGACTATTgacaaaagcacaaaaatacCCTGGAAATCTTTACAACCAGCAGCAAGCAACACTCCAACGAGCGCGAACAGACCGCTCCGGATATCTCAGGGGAAAGTGGATGCAAAAGAAGAGCTCTCTGCAGTCGGGAGGCTCACACAAACACGAGGGCAAacagtgcacacacacagagaaccaGTGTCTCAAGGTAAAGGCACCACAATGCTTGAGGAAACTCCACGGCAGAAAGTGGACCCAGAAAACTCTGTAACCGGAGGGAAGAGATGGCCAAGAGCAGCTAAGGAAGAGGCCCAGCCCCTGGAAGACCTGTCTGGCTTCAAAGAGCTCTTCCAAACACCAAAACGCAATGACAAGCCCACAACTGAGGACAAAACTACTAAAATACCTAGCAAATCTCCACAGCCAGAACCAGTGAACACCACAAGAAGCATGAAAAGATGGCCCAAGACACCTTTGGGGAAAGTAGCTACCGAGGAAGAGCTGGCTGCACTGAGGAAGCTCTCACAAATGCCAGGAgaatccacacacacacccaaggTACCAGGTGAGGACAAAGACATCAGAGCATTTAAGGAATGTGCAGAGCAGAAACTGGACCCAGCAACAAGTGTAAATGGTAGCAGGAAGAGGCCAAGAGCAGCTAAGGAAGAGGCCCAATCCCTAGAAGACCTGTCTGACTTCAAAGAGCTCTTCCAAGTGCCAAAACACAATGACAAGCCCACAACTGAGGACAAAACTACTAAAATACCCAGCAAATCTTTACAGTTAGAACAG GTGAACACCCCAATAGGCACAAAAACACAGTCCAATAAACCTGTGGGGAAAATAGCTACAGAGGAAGAGTTGGCTGCACTGAGGAAGCTCTCGCAAACACCAGAggaacccacacacacacccaaggTACCAGGTGAGGACAAAGACATCAAAACATTTAAGGAATATGCAGAGCAAAAACTGGACCCAGCAGCAAGTGTAACTGGCAGCAGGAGAAGGCCAAGAGCAGCTAAGGGAGAGGCCCAGCCCCTAGAAGACCTGGCTGGCTTCAAAAAGCTCTTCCAAATACCAGGTCATACTCAGGAGTCAATGACTGTTAGCAAAAACACAAAAGTGCCCTGCACAACTCTACAGCCAGAACCAGTGGACACCACAGTAAGCACAAGGAGACGGCCTAAGACAGGTCTCAGGGAAGTGTCTGCACTGAGGAAGTCCAGAGAAACCTCAGGGGAATCCACACACATGCACGAAGTTCCAGTAGGTGAGGACAAAGGCATCAAAGCATTTAAGGAATCTGCGGAGCAGAAACTGGATCCAGCAGCAAGTGTAACTGGCAGCAGGAGAAGGCCAAGGGCAGCTAAGGGAGAGGCCCAGCCCCTAGAAGACCTGGCTGGCTTCAAAAAGCCCTTGCAAACACCAGGTCACACTGAGGAGTCAATGACTGTTAGCAAAAACACAAAAGTGCCCTGCACAACTCTACAGCCAGAACCAGTGGACACCACAGTAAGCACAAGGAGACGGCCTAAGACAGGTCTCAGGGAAGTGTCTGCACTGAGGAAGCCCAGAGAAACCTCAGGGGAATCCACACACATGCACGAAGTTCCAGTAGGTGAGGACAAAGGCATCAAAGCGTTCAAGGAATCTGCGGAGCAGAAACTGGATCCAGCAGCAAGTGTAACTGGCAGCAGGAGAAGGCCAAGGGCAGCTAAGGAAAAAGCCCAGCCCCTGGAAGACCTGGCTGGCTTCAGAAAGCCCTTGCAAACACCAGGTCACACTGAGGAGTCAATGACTGTTgacaaaagcacaaaaatgtcCTGCACTTCTCCACAGCCAGAGCCAGTGAATACTGTGGTGAGCACAACGGGATGGCCCAAGAGAAGTCTCAGGAAAGTCTCTGCACTGAGGAAGCTCACACAAACATCAGGGGAATCCACACACACGCATGAAGTTCTAGTAGTCGAGGACAAAGGCATCAACGTGTTTAAGCAATCTGCAGAGCAGAAACTGGACCTGGCAGCAAGTGTAACTGGCAGCAGGAGAAGGCCAAGAGCAGCTAAGGAAAAAGCCCAGCCCCAGGAAGACCTGGCTGGCTTCAGAAAGCCCTTCCAAACACCAGCTCACACTGAGGAATCGATGACCAATGTTAAAAACACTAGGTCCCCACTACCAGCACCAGTGGACACCACAGCGAGCATGAAGGGACAGCCCAAGGGAAGTCTCAGGAAAGTCTCTGCACTGCAGAACCTCACGCAAACATCAGGGAAAACCACACCCACATCCACAGAACCCCAAGGTGAGGATAAACACATCAGAGTGGCTAAACAATCTGGAAAGCAGAAATCGGACCCAGCAGAAAATGTAAATGGCAGCAAGAGGCAGCCAAGAGCAGCTAAGGAAGAAGCCGAAGCCCTAGAAGTTCTGGCCCACTTCAAAGAGCTCGTCCCAGCTCCAGGTCAACCTGGGGAATCAAGAAACAATGCCGAGAGCCTCAAGACCACTCCAAAGCATCCCCCTGACAGCAGGGAACCTCTGAAAACATTCAGGAGGGTCCTTAGGGTCCCTAAAGTACAACCCATGGAAGACACGGTGGGCACCAGAGACCCTATAAAATCGCAGAGCAAAAGCAACACTGCCCTGACCTCCAAGAGGAAGTGCAGAAAAGATGACAGTGTCTCGGGAACCAAGAGGCTGCGCTGCATGACTGCCACAGAGGGAGCTGTAGGGGAGGAGCCAGCCAGCAAGAAACAGAGGTCCAGGCCCAGGGAGAAACGCACACCACCTGAACCCTTGGCAGTAGTGAAGAAAAGTCTGGGAACTTCTGCAAAGAGCATGGAACCCATGGAAGATCTGAACAGCAACAAtgtgaaaactaagaaaaaagaacacgAAGTTGAAGGCTTGGTCATTCCAAATAAG GGAATATCCCTGCGCCCCAGACGCCAAAATAAAACTGATACAGAGCAGCAAAAAGCTGAGGTTCCTATAGcagcagaaaaaattaaaataaagagaaatgaaaagaagtctGTGAAGACCTCCCAAGAGTTGGAGATTGAAAACCCAGGTGATGGGGCCAAGGAACCCACAGCAAGGGGCAAAGTCAGTGAAAGCAGAGTGTGCTCGAGATCCCTCCGGCAGAGTAAGAGCTCCCAGCCCAGCACAGCACAGGAGGAGGGAGCCATGGAGGGTGTGGGAACCCACACACAGaaccagagagagaaaggagtaaGAGGAAATTCAGACTTCATGCGCTTGAGGTCAAGGAAGATTACAATCCAGCCAGCAGTAAACTTGCTGGAGAGCAAACCTGAGCAGAGAGCAACCCGGGCTGTCAAGAGATGTGCAGAAAAGCCAAAGGAG GGTAAAGACATTGTATACATCAAGAAAACAAGAACCAGAAGTCAGCGGGACAGTGAAGATATTTAG